Proteins encoded within one genomic window of Paludisphaera rhizosphaerae:
- a CDS encoding PhoPQ-activated pathogenicity-related family protein → MRSSLHPGSLVATLCAVAAALTFATAPCRADLDEYVKKPDPAFAWKQVDVQETPAGKITALQLTSQVWQGAPWVHSLRIYEAGKPTFEDAALLFINGGSTGNKPGPDMELLTLTLSKLCGARVALLSQVPNQPLMGGKKEDDLIAETFVHYLKTKDEEWPLLFPMTKSAVKAMDAVQAWAKQDRQVDVKRFVVTGASKRGWTTWLTSAVDDRVVALAPMVIVMLNLGAQGPNQLDVWGDYSEQIQDYVRRGLMEDMKTGEGTKLWRMVDPYTYRDRLADKPKFLLNGANDRYWTLNALDFYWDGLPGEKYLLELPNAGHGLNGDRSWVINGLAAFFRSSVAGKPMPKLDWKMEPAGKAQYTLKINADPAPKSARLWTADSASRDFRESKWVSTPLEPAPIVSAVVSAPESGGRAIFADLEYDHGGLPYHLTTTFFEPGLDAKVKKKETKPAAAAVPVGASSAP, encoded by the coding sequence GTGCGGTCTTCTCTTCATCCTGGTTCCCTCGTCGCGACGCTCTGCGCAGTCGCGGCGGCCCTGACGTTCGCGACGGCTCCCTGCCGCGCGGACCTCGACGAATACGTCAAGAAGCCTGATCCCGCCTTCGCCTGGAAGCAGGTCGATGTGCAGGAAACTCCGGCCGGGAAGATCACGGCCCTCCAGCTCACCTCGCAGGTCTGGCAGGGGGCCCCGTGGGTTCACAGCCTGCGGATCTACGAGGCGGGCAAGCCCACCTTCGAGGACGCCGCCCTCCTGTTCATCAACGGCGGCAGCACCGGCAACAAGCCGGGGCCTGATATGGAGCTGCTGACGCTCACGCTCTCCAAGCTCTGCGGCGCCCGCGTCGCGCTGCTGAGCCAGGTCCCCAACCAGCCGCTGATGGGGGGCAAGAAGGAAGACGACCTGATCGCCGAGACCTTCGTCCATTACCTGAAGACGAAGGACGAGGAATGGCCGCTCCTCTTCCCCATGACGAAGAGCGCCGTCAAGGCGATGGACGCCGTCCAGGCCTGGGCCAAGCAGGACCGTCAGGTCGACGTCAAGCGGTTCGTCGTGACCGGGGCTTCCAAGCGAGGTTGGACGACCTGGCTGACCTCGGCCGTGGACGACCGCGTCGTCGCTCTGGCGCCGATGGTCATCGTGATGCTCAACCTCGGCGCTCAGGGGCCGAATCAGCTCGACGTTTGGGGAGACTACAGCGAGCAGATCCAGGATTACGTCCGTCGCGGTCTGATGGAGGACATGAAGACCGGCGAGGGGACGAAGCTCTGGCGGATGGTCGACCCCTACACCTACCGCGACCGCCTCGCCGACAAGCCCAAGTTCCTCCTCAACGGTGCCAACGACCGTTACTGGACGCTCAACGCCCTGGACTTCTACTGGGACGGCCTCCCCGGCGAGAAGTACCTGCTGGAACTCCCCAACGCGGGCCACGGCCTCAACGGCGACCGCTCGTGGGTCATCAACGGCCTGGCCGCCTTCTTCCGTTCGAGCGTCGCCGGCAAGCCGATGCCGAAGCTCGACTGGAAGATGGAGCCGGCCGGCAAGGCCCAGTACACGCTCAAGATCAACGCCGACCCCGCCCCGAAGTCAGCCCGGCTCTGGACGGCCGACTCCGCCAGCCGGGACTTCCGCGAATCCAAGTGGGTCAGCACGCCGCTCGAACCCGCGCCGATCGTCTCGGCCGTGGTCAGCGCTCCCGAATCCGGCGGCCGCGCCATCTTCGCCGACCTGGAGTATGACCACGGCGGGCTCCCCTACCACCTGACCACGACCTTCTTCGAACCCGGCCTGGACGCCAAGGTCAAGAAGAAGGAGACGAAGCCCGCCGCGGCCGCCGTTCCCGTCGGCGCGAGCTCCGCGCCCTGA
- a CDS encoding Gfo/Idh/MocA family protein → MTNRREALKVGAAGLATSMLGGYTRGAADEKTYRVGLIGCGWYGKSDLFRLIQVAPVEVVSLCDPDAKQLAHAAEMTASRQKSGKTPRTYRDYRDMLKEKDLDIVLVGTPDHWHALPMIAAVESGADVYVQKPISHDVLEGEAMVAAARKHGKVVQVGTQRKSTPHLIEAKKRIVEAGLLGKVGRVELCCYYHMRANGDPEVTTPPDYFDYNLWSGPAPLRPFDGMPHVRWWRTFMEYGSGITGDMCVHMLDTVRWMLGLGWPKKISSTGGILVQKTGKSNITDTQEAVFEYPEFDVIWSHRTWGTPPDPDYPWALFIYGEKGTLKASTMRYDFIPQGKGEKIHGDCVFEREKYPEDVTEPEIELNAAPATRLHMRNFLDNVVSRGKPVADIEEGHISTASCLLANIAMKLGRPVVYDPSKRLVVGDDEATRLLRGPYRAPWVHPAEGLG, encoded by the coding sequence ATGACGAATCGACGCGAGGCGCTGAAGGTCGGCGCGGCGGGGCTGGCGACTTCGATGCTCGGCGGCTACACGCGCGGGGCGGCCGATGAGAAGACGTATCGGGTCGGCCTGATCGGCTGCGGCTGGTACGGCAAGTCGGACCTCTTCCGGCTGATCCAGGTCGCTCCCGTGGAAGTCGTCTCGCTCTGCGACCCGGACGCGAAGCAGCTCGCCCACGCGGCCGAGATGACGGCCTCGCGGCAGAAGTCCGGCAAGACGCCCCGGACGTATCGCGACTACCGCGACATGCTGAAGGAGAAGGACCTCGACATCGTGCTCGTCGGCACGCCCGACCACTGGCACGCCCTGCCGATGATCGCCGCCGTGGAGTCGGGTGCGGACGTCTACGTCCAGAAGCCGATCAGCCACGACGTCCTGGAAGGGGAGGCGATGGTCGCCGCCGCCCGCAAGCACGGCAAGGTCGTGCAGGTCGGCACCCAGCGCAAGAGCACGCCGCACCTGATCGAGGCCAAGAAGCGGATCGTCGAGGCCGGCTTGCTCGGCAAGGTCGGCCGGGTCGAGCTTTGCTGCTACTATCATATGCGGGCGAACGGCGACCCGGAGGTCACGACCCCTCCCGATTATTTCGACTACAACCTCTGGTCGGGCCCTGCGCCGCTGCGTCCGTTCGACGGCATGCCGCACGTCCGCTGGTGGCGGACGTTCATGGAGTACGGCTCGGGCATCACCGGCGACATGTGCGTGCATATGCTCGACACCGTCCGCTGGATGCTCGGCCTGGGCTGGCCCAAGAAGATCAGCTCGACGGGCGGGATCCTCGTGCAGAAGACGGGCAAGTCGAACATCACCGACACCCAGGAGGCCGTCTTCGAGTACCCCGAGTTCGACGTGATCTGGAGCCATCGCACCTGGGGGACGCCCCCCGACCCGGATTATCCGTGGGCCCTCTTCATCTATGGAGAGAAGGGGACGCTGAAGGCCAGCACCATGCGGTACGACTTCATCCCCCAGGGGAAGGGGGAGAAGATCCACGGCGACTGCGTCTTCGAGCGTGAGAAGTACCCCGAGGACGTCACCGAGCCCGAGATCGAACTCAACGCCGCCCCCGCGACCCGGCTGCACATGCGGAACTTCCTGGACAACGTCGTCAGCCGGGGAAAGCCGGTGGCGGATATCGAGGAAGGGCACATCTCCACGGCCTCCTGCCTGCTGGCCAACATCGCCATGAAGCTTGGCCGGCCGGTCGTCTACGACCCGTCGAAGCGGCTGGTCGTCGGCGACGACGAGGCGACCCGCCTATTGCGCGGGCCGTACCGGGCTCCGTGGGTCCACCCGGCCGAGGGGCTCGGCTGA
- the hemG gene encoding protoporphyrinogen oxidase → MRDEAADPGVDVAIIGGGITGLAAAHRLREIAPDLTVAVLEAGDRPGGVLGTIRRDGYLIEQSADSFITNVPWAIDLCRRLGLEDRLIQTDERHRRSFVVRKGKLEPIPDGLIIMAPSKIGPMARTRILSIPGKLRLAMERVLPKGDGADESLASFARRRFGREAYDRLIQPLVGGMYTGDPERLSVKATMPRFLEMEQNHGSLIKAMSAAGKKEGPKAGGSGARYGLFVGLEGGMSELVAALVASLPEGAVRTGAKVERMEREGNGWRLRMRTSDVFPPRGGRQTAQRSDEGDDQRRIAEYASDPQASGPPPLIRPFGPPSPARGEGRDDPNDGVRARAVLLATPPRAAGGLLRDVDADVAAMLDGIVSTSSAIVSLGYRREQIAHPLDGFGFVVPFVENRAILSGSFSSVKFAGRAPEGSVLIRVFMGGAKRSDLVDAPDVELVRIASAELASLLGIRGEPELGNVSRWKSAMPQYEVGHLERVAEIERRIEGIDGLELAGNWLAGVGVPMCVRAGEQAAERIASRISAAAGRAG, encoded by the coding sequence TGACCGTCGCCGTGCTTGAGGCCGGCGATCGCCCCGGCGGGGTCCTCGGGACGATCCGACGCGACGGCTACCTGATCGAGCAGAGCGCGGACAGCTTCATCACCAACGTCCCCTGGGCGATCGACCTCTGCCGCCGGCTCGGCCTGGAAGACCGCCTGATCCAGACCGACGAACGGCATCGACGGTCGTTCGTCGTCCGCAAAGGGAAGCTGGAGCCGATCCCGGACGGCCTCATCATCATGGCCCCGTCCAAGATCGGGCCGATGGCGAGGACTCGCATCCTGAGCATTCCCGGCAAGCTCCGGCTGGCGATGGAGCGAGTCCTGCCGAAAGGCGACGGCGCCGACGAGTCGCTGGCCTCCTTCGCGAGGCGTCGGTTCGGCCGCGAGGCTTATGACAGGCTCATCCAGCCGCTCGTCGGCGGCATGTACACGGGCGACCCGGAACGGCTGAGCGTGAAGGCGACCATGCCCCGCTTCCTGGAGATGGAGCAGAACCACGGCAGCCTCATCAAGGCTATGAGCGCCGCCGGTAAGAAGGAGGGGCCGAAGGCCGGCGGCTCGGGTGCGCGATACGGGCTGTTCGTCGGGCTCGAAGGGGGGATGTCCGAGCTGGTCGCCGCCCTGGTCGCGAGCCTCCCGGAAGGCGCGGTCCGGACCGGAGCGAAGGTCGAGCGGATGGAGAGAGAAGGGAACGGTTGGCGGCTGCGGATGCGGACATCAGACGTCTTCCCCCCTCGCGGGGGAAGACAGACCGCGCAGCGGTCAGATGAGGGGGACGACCAGCGGCGGATCGCGGAATACGCTTCGGATCCGCAAGCTTCTGGACCTCCCCCCCTCATCCGGCCCTTCGGGCCACCTTCCCCCGCGAGGGGGGAAGGCCGGGATGATCCGAACGACGGTGTTCGGGCGCGAGCGGTTCTGCTGGCGACGCCCCCGAGAGCGGCGGGCGGCTTGCTGCGGGACGTGGATGCCGACGTCGCCGCAATGCTGGACGGGATCGTCTCGACTTCGAGCGCGATTGTTTCGCTGGGATACAGGCGAGAGCAGATCGCGCATCCGCTGGACGGTTTCGGGTTCGTCGTGCCTTTCGTGGAGAACCGGGCGATCCTGTCGGGGAGCTTCTCGAGCGTGAAATTCGCGGGGCGAGCGCCCGAGGGTTCGGTGCTGATTCGCGTCTTCATGGGGGGAGCGAAACGCTCCGACCTGGTCGACGCCCCAGATGTGGAACTCGTGCGGATCGCCTCGGCCGAGCTGGCCTCGCTGCTGGGGATTCGCGGCGAGCCGGAGTTGGGGAACGTCTCGCGGTGGAAGTCGGCGATGCCCCAGTACGAGGTGGGGCACCTGGAGCGCGTCGCGGAGATCGAGCGGCGGATTGAGGGGATCGACGGACTGGAACTGGCCGGCAACTGGCTGGCCGGGGTGGGCGTGCCGATGTGCGTTCGCGCAGGTGAGCAGGCGGCGGAGCGAATCGCCAGCCGCATCAGCGCGGCGGCGGGGCGGGCGGGTTGA